Proteins co-encoded in one Streptomyces sp. JH34 genomic window:
- a CDS encoding SDR family NAD(P)-dependent oxidoreductase codes for MAATPIAVITGASSGIGAATARQLAAAGYRVVLTARRKDRIETLAAELTEAGHKATAYALDVTDRAAVDEFATAFRSLAVLVNNAGGALGADPVATGDPADWRQMYETNVIGTLNVTQALLPALTASGDGTVVILSSTAGLSTYEGGGGYVAAKHGEHVLAETLRLEIVGTPVRVIEVAPGMVKTDEFATTRFRGDTEKAAKIYAGVDAPLSADDVADTITWAVTRPSHVNIDLLVVRPRAQASNSKVHRTL; via the coding sequence ATGGCCGCCACCCCCATCGCCGTCATCACCGGCGCGAGCAGCGGCATCGGTGCCGCGACCGCCAGGCAGCTGGCCGCCGCCGGATACCGCGTGGTGCTCACCGCACGCCGCAAGGACCGCATCGAGACACTGGCCGCCGAGCTCACCGAGGCCGGGCACAAGGCGACGGCGTACGCCCTGGACGTCACCGACCGCGCGGCGGTCGACGAGTTCGCCACGGCGTTCCGCTCCCTGGCCGTCCTCGTCAACAACGCGGGCGGCGCACTGGGCGCCGACCCCGTCGCCACGGGCGATCCGGCCGACTGGCGCCAGATGTACGAGACCAACGTCATCGGCACGCTCAACGTCACCCAGGCCCTGCTCCCCGCCCTGACCGCGAGCGGGGACGGCACCGTCGTGATCCTCTCCTCGACGGCCGGCCTCTCCACCTACGAGGGCGGCGGCGGTTACGTCGCCGCCAAGCACGGCGAGCACGTGCTGGCGGAGACCCTCCGCCTGGAGATCGTCGGAACCCCGGTCCGCGTGATCGAGGTCGCGCCCGGCATGGTCAAGACCGACGAGTTCGCCACCACCCGCTTCCGCGGCGACACGGAGAAGGCCGCCAAGATCTACGCGGGCGTCGACGCCCCGCTCTCCGCCGACGACGTGGCCGACACGATCACCTGGGCCGTCACCCGCCCCAGCCACGTCAACATCGACCTCCTGGTGGTCCGGCCCCGCGCCCAGGCCTCCAACTCCAAGGTCCACCGCACGCTCTGA
- a CDS encoding carboxymuconolactone decarboxylase family protein — protein MDARFDIFENETGLRFVKRFAGAGLVIQQSALPKSTQELVSLRASQINGCGHCIDMHVKEAAAAGESAVRLHLVAAWRESTVFTEAEQAALALAEEGTRLADAHQGVSDETWDLVREHYDDDQTVALVSLVALINAANRLAVILHQRGGSYEAGMFADALG, from the coding sequence ATGGACGCACGGTTCGACATCTTCGAGAACGAGACCGGCCTCAGGTTCGTCAAGCGGTTCGCGGGCGCGGGCCTGGTGATCCAGCAGTCGGCGCTGCCGAAGTCCACGCAGGAGCTGGTCTCGCTGCGTGCCAGCCAGATCAACGGCTGCGGGCACTGCATCGACATGCACGTCAAGGAGGCGGCGGCCGCGGGCGAGAGCGCGGTCCGGCTCCATCTGGTCGCCGCGTGGCGTGAGTCCACCGTCTTCACCGAGGCGGAGCAGGCCGCGCTGGCGCTCGCGGAGGAGGGCACCCGGCTCGCCGACGCCCACCAGGGGGTGTCCGACGAGACCTGGGACCTGGTGCGCGAGCACTACGACGACGACCAGACCGTGGCGCTGGTCTCGCTGGTCGCCCTGATCAACGCGGCCAACCGGCTGGCCGTCATCCTGCACCAGCGGGGTGGTTCGTACGAGGCGGGCATGTTCGCGGACGCGCTCGGCTGA
- a CDS encoding DUF2637 domain-containing protein: MAAMQLTRTHRVLIGVVVAGAVLIAAIGFAGSYAAVRELAEEKGFGEFSVVFPIGIDAGICVLLALDLLLTWMRIPFPLLRQTAWLLTAATIAFNGAAAWPDPLGTGMHAVIPILFVVAVEAARHAVGRIADITADKHMEGVRLTRWLLSPVPTFKLWRRMKLWELRSYEQVIKLEQDRLIYQARLQARFGRNWRRKAPVESMMPLRLAKYGVPLAETAPAGLAAAGIEPALLPPVPAAVESGQHPQLPYAPQPQGEQEHAPRQDRPHRYQQDEYDRQDEYEQQDRFVQQDEFEQQYPQEGPGSHNSPWFAAPKDEAYEGGYDPEYDEGTDSSPVMVPSGVPGRTRPLGNVGTIGAFPHPRAAEPEQGQPHEQPENQRQTEPVQQEAGQAEWAQTEIEFGEIAYDVFTEYTHQHQDYPSAEVLDIHLSDGHNVRHPHSAALLRKLLPGFKQRFDNEMAADHIA; encoded by the coding sequence GTGGCCGCAATGCAGCTGACACGCACACACCGCGTGCTCATCGGGGTGGTCGTCGCCGGCGCCGTGCTCATCGCCGCGATCGGTTTCGCGGGCTCGTACGCCGCCGTGCGCGAACTCGCGGAGGAAAAGGGCTTCGGCGAGTTCTCGGTGGTCTTCCCGATCGGCATCGACGCGGGCATCTGCGTCCTGCTCGCACTGGACCTGCTGCTGACGTGGATGCGCATCCCGTTCCCGCTGCTGCGTCAGACCGCGTGGCTGCTGACCGCGGCGACGATCGCCTTCAACGGCGCGGCGGCCTGGCCCGACCCGCTGGGCACCGGGATGCACGCGGTGATCCCGATCCTGTTCGTCGTCGCCGTGGAGGCCGCACGGCACGCCGTGGGCCGGATCGCGGACATCACGGCCGACAAGCACATGGAGGGTGTCCGCCTCACCCGCTGGCTGCTCTCCCCCGTCCCCACCTTCAAGCTGTGGCGCCGGATGAAGCTGTGGGAGCTGCGCAGTTACGAGCAGGTCATCAAGCTCGAACAGGACCGGCTGATCTACCAGGCCCGCCTCCAGGCGCGCTTCGGCCGCAACTGGCGCCGCAAGGCGCCCGTCGAGTCGATGATGCCGCTGCGCCTGGCGAAGTACGGCGTCCCGCTCGCCGAGACCGCCCCCGCCGGCCTCGCCGCGGCGGGCATCGAGCCGGCCCTGCTGCCGCCGGTCCCGGCAGCCGTGGAGTCCGGGCAGCACCCCCAACTCCCCTACGCCCCGCAGCCCCAGGGCGAGCAGGAGCACGCCCCCCGGCAGGACCGGCCCCACCGGTACCAGCAGGACGAGTACGACCGGCAGGACGAGTACGAACAGCAGGACCGCTTCGTCCAGCAGGACGAGTTCGAGCAGCAGTACCCGCAGGAGGGCCCCGGCTCGCACAACAGCCCGTGGTTCGCGGCGCCCAAGGACGAGGCGTACGAAGGCGGGTACGACCCCGAGTACGACGAGGGCACGGACTCCAGCCCCGTGATGGTCCCCTCGGGCGTCCCCGGCCGGACCCGCCCGCTCGGCAACGTGGGCACGATCGGAGCGTTCCCGCACCCCCGAGCCGCGGAGCCCGAGCAGGGGCAGCCGCACGAGCAGCCGGAGAACCAGCGGCAGACGGAGCCGGTGCAGCAGGAGGCCGGCCAGGCCGAATGGGCACAGACCGAGATCGAGTTCGGCGAGATCGCGTACGACGTGTTCACGGAGTACACGCATCAGCACCAGGACTACCCGAGCGCCGAGGTGCTCGACATCCACCTCTCGGACGGTCACAACGTCCGCCACCCGCACAGCGCCGCTCTGCTGCGCAAGCTGCTGCCCGGCTTCAAGCAGCGCTTCGACAACGAGATGGCCGCCGACCACATCGCGTAG
- a CDS encoding DUF3558 domain-containing protein: MHRSAPRLSRILACAAVPVMLVVAGCSSDSGDAKDSGSGASNSPSAKKTEPTVEPAKFTELPDACASLGKKTIEDLVPKAKNKGGTTGKSSDTATRGGCSWNGLDDNGVKGSQYRWLDVGYTRFDSDQSLGSGAKRATDEYTKQVAKAQATEGAEKAAAKPATGLGEQATSVTYGLTKSKEDFEYATVVARTGNVVVSVTYNGAGFAGAKTPAAADILKGAQKAAKEAVAAVGATGDTEKSSATPSSKAPASPSSKASASSSAKADDKS; encoded by the coding sequence ATGCACCGATCAGCCCCGCGACTGTCCCGCATACTCGCCTGCGCCGCCGTCCCGGTGATGCTCGTCGTCGCCGGCTGCTCGTCGGACTCCGGCGACGCGAAGGACTCGGGCTCGGGCGCCTCGAACTCCCCGAGCGCGAAGAAGACCGAGCCCACCGTCGAGCCCGCGAAGTTCACCGAACTGCCCGACGCCTGCGCGTCGCTCGGCAAGAAGACGATCGAGGACCTGGTCCCGAAGGCGAAGAACAAGGGCGGCACGACAGGCAAGTCCAGCGACACCGCGACCCGCGGCGGCTGCTCCTGGAACGGCCTCGACGACAACGGCGTCAAGGGCTCCCAGTACCGCTGGCTCGACGTCGGCTACACCCGCTTCGACTCGGACCAGTCCCTGGGCAGCGGCGCCAAGCGCGCGACGGACGAGTACACGAAGCAGGTCGCGAAGGCCCAGGCGACCGAGGGCGCCGAGAAGGCGGCCGCCAAGCCCGCGACCGGTCTCGGCGAGCAGGCCACCTCCGTGACCTACGGCCTCACGAAGTCCAAGGAGGACTTCGAGTACGCGACGGTGGTCGCCCGCACCGGCAACGTCGTCGTCAGCGTCACCTACAACGGGGCCGGGTTCGCGGGCGCCAAGACGCCTGCCGCCGCCGACATCCTGAAGGGCGCGCAGAAGGCCGCCAAGGAGGCCGTCGCCGCGGTCGGCGCCACCGGCGACACGGAGAAGTCCTCGGCCACGCCGTCCTCCAAGGCGCCGGCCTCGCCGTCGTCCAAGGCATCGGCATCGTCCTCGGCCAAGGCCGACGACAAGTCGTGA
- the argS gene encoding arginine--tRNA ligase, protein MASVPSLASTLQQQLADALTAALPEAGTADPLLRRSDRADFQANGILALAKKLKGNPRELASQVTAALPAGDLIKDIEVSGPGFLNITLTDRAIIGTLAARAADGDRLGVPPKSTPGTTVIDYAQPNVAKEMHVGHLRSAVIGDAMVQILEFTGENVVRRHHIGDWGTQFGMLIQYLFEHPDELKHEGDKADGEAAMSSLNRVYKASRVLFDSDEEFKARSRDRVVALQAGEPETLAHWQRFVDESKIYFYSVFDKLDMEIADPDIVGESGYNDMLEETCRILEETGVAVRSEGALCVFFDDVKGPDGNPVPLIVKKTNGGYGYAATDLSAIRDRVQDLKADTLLYVVDARQSLHFKMVFETARRAGWLNDGVKAHQLAFGTVLGKDGKPFKTREGTTVRLEDLLDEAVERATAVVREKAEKVGLTEEEIVENGRYVGVGAVKYADLSTSAVRDYKFDLDQMVSLNGDTSVYLQYAYARIRSILRKAGDAKPAAHPELELAPAERALGLHLDQFGAVLEEVAEGYEPHKLAAYLYQLASHLTTFYDQCQVLSDENPAEVVENRLFLVELTARTLHQGMKLLGIRTPERL, encoded by the coding sequence ATGGCTTCGGTCCCTTCCCTCGCTTCCACGCTCCAGCAGCAGCTCGCGGACGCCCTGACGGCAGCACTGCCGGAAGCAGGCACCGCGGACCCGCTGCTGCGACGAAGCGACCGGGCCGACTTCCAGGCCAACGGGATCCTCGCGCTCGCCAAGAAGCTCAAGGGAAACCCGCGCGAGCTGGCCTCCCAGGTCACGGCGGCCCTCCCGGCCGGTGACCTGATCAAGGACATCGAGGTGTCCGGCCCCGGCTTCCTGAACATCACGCTCACCGACCGGGCGATCATCGGCACGCTCGCCGCGCGGGCCGCCGACGGCGACCGGCTCGGCGTCCCGCCGAAGTCCACGCCGGGCACGACCGTGATCGACTACGCCCAGCCGAACGTGGCCAAGGAGATGCACGTCGGCCACCTGCGGTCCGCGGTCATCGGGGACGCGATGGTCCAGATCCTCGAGTTCACCGGCGAGAACGTCGTCCGGCGCCACCACATCGGCGACTGGGGCACCCAGTTCGGCATGCTCATCCAGTACCTCTTCGAGCACCCGGACGAGCTGAAGCACGAGGGCGACAAGGCGGACGGCGAAGCCGCGATGTCGTCGCTGAACCGCGTCTACAAGGCGTCGCGGGTCCTGTTCGACTCCGACGAGGAGTTCAAGGCCCGCTCCCGTGACCGCGTCGTGGCCCTCCAGGCCGGTGAGCCGGAGACGCTCGCGCACTGGCAGCGCTTCGTCGACGAGTCGAAGATCTACTTCTACTCGGTCTTCGACAAGCTCGACATGGAGATCGCCGACCCCGACATCGTCGGCGAGTCGGGCTACAACGACATGCTCGAGGAGACCTGCCGGATCCTGGAGGAGACGGGCGTCGCCGTCCGCTCCGAGGGCGCGCTCTGCGTGTTCTTCGACGACGTGAAGGGCCCGGACGGCAACCCGGTCCCGCTGATCGTCAAGAAGACCAACGGCGGCTACGGCTACGCGGCCACCGACCTCTCCGCGATCCGCGACCGGGTGCAGGACCTCAAGGCCGACACCCTCCTCTACGTCGTCGACGCCCGGCAGTCCCTGCACTTCAAGATGGTCTTCGAGACGGCCCGCCGCGCCGGCTGGCTGAACGACGGCGTCAAGGCGCACCAGCTGGCCTTCGGCACCGTCCTCGGCAAGGACGGCAAGCCGTTCAAGACCCGTGAGGGCACCACCGTCCGGCTGGAGGACCTGCTGGACGAGGCCGTCGAGCGGGCCACCGCCGTGGTCCGGGAGAAGGCCGAGAAGGTGGGCCTGACCGAGGAGGAGATCGTCGAGAACGGCCGGTACGTCGGCGTCGGCGCCGTGAAGTACGCCGACCTGTCGACCTCCGCCGTGCGGGACTACAAGTTCGACCTGGACCAGATGGTGTCGCTGAACGGCGACACGTCGGTGTACCTCCAGTACGCCTACGCCCGGATCCGCTCCATCCTGCGCAAGGCGGGCGACGCGAAGCCCGCCGCGCACCCGGAGCTGGAGCTGGCCCCGGCGGAGCGTGCGCTCGGCCTGCACCTGGACCAGTTCGGCGCGGTCCTGGAGGAGGTGGCCGAGGGGTACGAGCCCCACAAGCTGGCCGCGTACCTCTACCAGCTGGCCTCGCACCTCACCACGTTCTACGACCAGTGCCAGGTGCTGAGCGACGAGAATCCGGCGGAGGTCGTCGAGAACCGGCTGTTCCTCGTCGAGCTCACCGCCCGCACCCTGCACCAGGGCATGAAGCTGCTCGGCATCAGGACGCCCGAGCGCCTCTGA
- a CDS encoding transcriptional regulator — protein MGTEIQDFAALLRGLKERSGLSYGALAQKLHMSTSTVHRYCNGDAVPHDYAPVERFARVCRASSDELVALHRRWILADEAKRRGARKPEAGGVAAPSHVQDGVAPDPADPGAVTSEPEQAGPDSSAPRAGTEAEARAGAEPSAGAEPRAEAEPSAEAEPSAGAEPSAGAEPEDVTPDRRRPDAVPAPRRRTNRKLRVLLTAVAVVALTVPAAFAIRGLGDDESSDRGRTDAAPSHAPVVPTGRASASASAKESASAGPSATPGGTASPSAGGSSAPAGPSPSSGGQRSGGGVPVHATISSYNWESPCGQYYLLDQEPDDVPPPPAPQDTRGWARALGGVDGGDMKLELTLQGSSGEAVVLNGLHVRVLGRNAALARSAYSMGNGCGGGVTPQTFDIDLDDSRPRSKPVPGEDAGEVVPAKDFPYRVSSTDVEVFHLDAHVEGHDVTWYLELEWTSGGRSGTLRIDDGGEPFRTSSLTARPEYYYRADTAQWVPAEN, from the coding sequence GTGGGCACAGAGATCCAGGACTTCGCGGCGCTGCTCAGGGGGCTGAAGGAGCGGTCCGGTCTCAGCTACGGGGCGCTCGCCCAGAAGCTGCACATGAGCACCTCGACCGTGCACCGCTACTGCAACGGCGACGCCGTTCCCCATGACTACGCGCCGGTCGAACGCTTCGCGAGGGTCTGCCGGGCGTCCTCCGACGAACTGGTGGCACTGCACCGGAGGTGGATCCTCGCCGACGAGGCGAAGCGGCGGGGCGCGCGGAAGCCGGAAGCCGGCGGGGTCGCTGCCCCGTCCCACGTGCAGGACGGCGTTGCTCCGGATCCCGCGGATCCGGGGGCCGTCACCTCCGAGCCCGAGCAGGCCGGTCCCGACAGCTCCGCACCCCGGGCCGGCACCGAAGCGGAAGCACGGGCCGGAGCGGAGCCGAGCGCCGGAGCGGAACCACGGGCCGAAGCGGAACCGAGCGCCGAAGCGGAGCCGAGCGCCGGAGCGGAGCCGAGCGCCGGAGCGGAGCCGGAGGATGTGACGCCCGACAGGCGCCGCCCCGACGCGGTGCCCGCTCCCCGCCGCCGCACCAACCGGAAGCTGCGTGTCCTGCTCACCGCGGTCGCGGTCGTGGCCCTCACCGTCCCCGCGGCCTTCGCCATCCGCGGCCTCGGTGACGACGAGTCCTCCGACCGCGGGCGCACCGACGCGGCGCCCAGCCACGCTCCGGTCGTTCCCACCGGTCGGGCGAGTGCGAGCGCGAGCGCGAAGGAGAGCGCGAGCGCCGGGCCGTCGGCGACGCCCGGCGGCACCGCTTCCCCATCGGCCGGGGGGAGCAGCGCCCCCGCCGGCCCCTCGCCGTCCTCGGGCGGGCAGCGGAGCGGTGGTGGCGTGCCCGTGCACGCCACGATCAGCTCCTACAACTGGGAGTCGCCCTGCGGGCAGTACTACCTGCTCGACCAGGAACCCGACGACGTGCCGCCGCCGCCCGCACCCCAGGACACCCGGGGGTGGGCGCGGGCCCTCGGCGGTGTGGACGGGGGTGACATGAAGCTCGAACTCACCCTCCAGGGGAGCTCGGGCGAGGCCGTCGTGCTGAACGGACTGCACGTCCGGGTGCTGGGGCGCAACGCGGCGCTCGCCCGGTCCGCGTACTCGATGGGGAACGGCTGCGGAGGAGGCGTCACGCCGCAGACCTTCGACATCGACCTGGACGACAGCCGGCCACGTTCGAAGCCCGTCCCCGGGGAGGACGCCGGCGAGGTCGTCCCCGCGAAGGACTTCCCGTACCGGGTGAGCTCCACCGACGTCGAGGTGTTCCACCTCGACGCGCACGTGGAGGGCCACGACGTGACCTGGTACCTGGAGCTGGAGTGGACCAGCGGCGGCAGGAGCGGAACCCTGCGCATCGACGACGGGGGCGAGCCGTTCCGGACGAGCAGCCTCACGGCCCGGCCGGAGTACTACTACCGCGCGGACACGGCCCAGTGGGTGCCCGCGGAGAACTGA
- a CDS encoding YnfA family protein: MLVARSIALFVVAALFEIGGAWLVWQGVREHRGWIWIGAGVIALGAYGFVATLQPDGDFGRILAAYGGVFVAGSIAWGMVADGYRPDRWDVTGALICLAGMALIMYAPRNH, encoded by the coding sequence ATGCTCGTCGCCCGCTCCATCGCACTCTTCGTCGTAGCCGCGCTCTTCGAGATCGGAGGTGCCTGGCTCGTCTGGCAGGGCGTACGCGAGCACCGGGGATGGATCTGGATCGGAGCGGGCGTCATCGCTCTCGGGGCCTACGGATTCGTGGCCACGCTCCAGCCGGACGGTGACTTCGGCCGCATCCTCGCGGCGTACGGCGGGGTGTTCGTCGCCGGTTCGATCGCCTGGGGCATGGTCGCCGACGGTTACCGCCCGGACCGCTGGGACGTGACCGGCGCGCTGATCTGCCTGGCCGGCATGGCTTTGATCATGTACGCCCCCCGAAACCACTGA
- a CDS encoding DUF3558 domain-containing protein: MAYVPGVALLAALVAGCSAGSDADDPAADSKPGSPTVTAAPPGKYRTLPESCRAVPRSTLRDLLPGTATLPGEQQDKVYEGTATVTYDTDRKVGCRWKSDAQDASRNLSIDFERVVSYDPAVSDDDRARDVYAKKQEAAALPAPSGVTPSETPGGPASKPAGGTPSGSPSGSSSATPSAAPSGSSTGTGPDADLRPRLLDGLGDAAYLDDELTRAGSTAQHRTVSVVFRTSNVIVTVQYTEQPARVTEVPDSRELQEKAQALARNLADTLSD, from the coding sequence ATGGCGTACGTACCCGGCGTCGCGCTTCTCGCAGCGCTCGTCGCCGGCTGCAGCGCCGGCTCCGACGCCGACGACCCCGCCGCCGACAGCAAGCCCGGCAGCCCGACGGTCACGGCCGCGCCTCCCGGGAAGTACCGGACGCTGCCCGAATCCTGCCGTGCCGTACCGCGTTCCACCCTCCGGGACCTGCTGCCGGGCACCGCCACGCTGCCCGGGGAGCAGCAGGACAAGGTGTACGAGGGCACCGCCACCGTCACCTACGACACGGACCGCAAGGTCGGCTGCCGCTGGAAGTCGGACGCCCAGGACGCCTCCCGGAACCTGTCCATCGACTTCGAGCGCGTCGTGTCGTACGACCCCGCGGTGAGCGACGACGACCGCGCCCGGGACGTGTACGCGAAGAAGCAGGAGGCTGCCGCGCTCCCCGCTCCGTCCGGCGTCACCCCCAGCGAGACGCCCGGCGGACCGGCCTCCAAGCCGGCCGGCGGCACGCCGTCCGGCTCCCCGAGCGGCTCCTCCTCCGCCACGCCCTCCGCCGCCCCGTCCGGCAGCAGCACGGGCACCGGCCCGGACGCGGATCTCCGGCCGCGGCTGCTCGACGGACTCGGGGACGCCGCGTACCTGGACGATGAGCTCACCCGGGCGGGTTCCACCGCCCAGCACCGCACCGTGAGCGTGGTATTCCGCACATCGAACGTCATCGTGACCGTCCAGTACACCGAGCAGCCGGCCCGCGTCACCGAGGTGCCCGACAGCAGGGAACTGCAGGAGAAGGCCCAGGCCCTGGCGCGGAATCTGGCCGACACCCTCAGCGACTGA
- a CDS encoding RtcB family protein: MSYVEVPGAQVPIRMWADPASVEDVAMQQLRNVSTLPWIKGLAVMPDVHFGKGATVGSVIAMHGAVCPAAVGVDIGCGMSAVKTSLTANDLPGDLSRLRSKIEQAIPVGRGMHDTTVDPGKLHGFPTSGWDDFWSRFDGIADAVKFRQDRATKQMGTLGSGNHFIEFCLDEAGSVWLMLHSGSRNIGKELADFHIGQAQKLPHNQGLVDRDLAVFIADTPQMAAYRNDLFWAQEYAKYNRSIMMGLFQDVVRKEFKKARVMFEPVISCHHNYVSEERYDGMDLLVTRKGAIRAGSGEFGIIPGSMGTGSYIVKGLGNAKSFNSASHGAGRRMSRNAAKRRFSTQDLEDQTRGVECRKDSGVVDEIPAAYKPIEQVIDQQRDLVEVVAKLKQVVCVKG; this comes from the coding sequence ATGTCATATGTAGAGGTACCGGGTGCGCAGGTTCCCATCCGTATGTGGGCGGATCCGGCGTCGGTCGAGGACGTCGCGATGCAGCAGTTGCGGAACGTGTCCACGCTGCCCTGGATCAAGGGTCTCGCCGTCATGCCGGACGTCCACTTCGGCAAGGGAGCGACCGTCGGTTCGGTGATCGCGATGCACGGCGCGGTCTGCCCGGCAGCGGTGGGCGTGGACATCGGCTGCGGGATGTCGGCAGTGAAGACGTCGCTCACGGCCAACGACCTGCCGGGAGACCTCTCGCGGCTCCGGTCGAAGATCGAGCAGGCGATTCCGGTGGGCCGGGGGATGCACGACACCACCGTCGACCCGGGGAAGCTCCACGGCTTCCCGACCTCCGGCTGGGACGACTTCTGGTCGCGGTTCGACGGGATCGCCGACGCGGTCAAGTTCCGGCAGGACCGGGCCACCAAGCAGATGGGGACGCTCGGGAGCGGGAACCACTTCATCGAGTTCTGCCTCGACGAGGCGGGATCGGTGTGGCTGATGCTGCACTCCGGCTCCCGGAACATCGGCAAGGAGCTCGCCGACTTCCACATCGGGCAGGCCCAGAAGCTTCCGCACAACCAGGGCCTCGTCGACCGTGACCTGGCGGTCTTCATCGCGGACACCCCGCAGATGGCGGCCTACCGCAACGACCTGTTCTGGGCCCAGGAGTACGCGAAGTACAACCGTTCGATCATGATGGGGCTCTTCCAGGACGTGGTCCGGAAGGAGTTCAAGAAGGCCCGGGTCATGTTCGAGCCGGTCATCTCCTGCCACCACAACTACGTGTCGGAGGAGCGGTACGACGGCATGGACCTGCTGGTCACCCGGAAGGGAGCGATCCGCGCCGGCTCGGGGGAGTTCGGGATCATCCCCGGTTCCATGGGGACCGGCTCGTACATCGTGAAGGGGCTGGGGAACGCGAAGTCGTTCAACTCCGCCTCGCACGGCGCGGGCCGGCGGATGAGCAGGAACGCGGCGAAGCGGAGGTTCTCGACGCAGGACCTGGAGGACCAGACGCGGGGCGTGGAGTGCCGCAAGGACTCCGGCGTGGTGGACGAGATCCCGGCGGCGTACAAGCCGATCGAGCAGGTCATCGATCAGCAGCGGGATCTGGTCGAGGTCGTCGCGAAGCTCAAGCAGGTCGTGTGCGTGAAGGGCTGA
- the lysS gene encoding lysine--tRNA ligase translates to MPTVASSQSSTETDWVSRFADDVIAESERRAPGKPVVVASGLSPSGPIHLGNLREVMTPHLVADEIRRRGHTVRHLISWDDYDRYRKVPNGVEGVDDSWQAHIGKPLTSVPAPAGSAYPNWAEHFKAAMTEALDELGVEYDGISQTEQYLAGTYREQILHAMRHRADIDAVLDRYRTKKDGAAGAKGKKPQQKKADEAELEAAEGSGAADEDDGSSGSAGYFPYKPYCGNCEKDLTVVTSYDDDTTELNYTCSACGFAETVRLNEFNRGKLVWKVDWPMRWAYEGVIFEPSGVDHSSPGSSFVVGGQIVREIFDGVQPIGPMYAFVGISGMAKMSSSKGGVPTPADALKIMEAPLLRWLYARRRPNQSFKIAFDQEIQRLYDEWDSLARKVADGTVLPADAAAYARAVGTAAGELPSTPHPLPYRTLASVADITAGAEDQTLRILSELDPSSPLTSLDEARPRLDRAESWITTQVPAEARTIVRDEPDKELLGSLDEQGRESLRLLLEGLDTHWSLDGLTTLVYGVPKVLEGLAPDAKPTPELKVAQRSFFALLYRLLVGRDTGPRLPTLLLAVGADRVRTLLGA, encoded by the coding sequence GTGCCGACCGTGGCTTCGAGTCAGAGCAGCACCGAGACCGACTGGGTCTCCCGCTTCGCGGACGATGTCATCGCCGAATCGGAGCGACGTGCGCCTGGCAAACCGGTCGTCGTCGCGTCCGGCCTCTCCCCGTCGGGCCCGATCCACCTGGGCAACCTCCGCGAGGTCATGACCCCGCACCTCGTCGCCGACGAGATCCGCCGCCGCGGTCACACCGTGCGCCACCTGATCTCCTGGGACGACTACGACCGCTACCGCAAGGTGCCGAACGGCGTCGAGGGCGTCGACGACTCCTGGCAGGCGCACATCGGCAAGCCGCTGACGTCGGTGCCCGCCCCGGCCGGGTCGGCGTACCCGAACTGGGCCGAGCACTTCAAGGCCGCCATGACCGAGGCGCTGGACGAGCTGGGCGTCGAGTACGACGGGATCAGCCAGACCGAGCAGTACCTCGCGGGCACCTACCGCGAGCAGATCCTGCACGCGATGAGGCACCGCGCCGACATCGACGCCGTCCTGGACCGCTACCGCACCAAGAAGGACGGCGCTGCGGGCGCGAAGGGCAAGAAGCCGCAGCAGAAGAAGGCCGACGAGGCAGAGCTGGAGGCCGCGGAGGGTTCGGGCGCGGCGGACGAGGACGACGGCAGCTCCGGCTCCGCCGGCTACTTCCCGTACAAGCCGTACTGCGGCAACTGCGAGAAGGACCTCACCGTCGTCACCTCCTACGACGACGACACGACCGAGCTGAACTACACGTGCTCGGCCTGCGGTTTCGCCGAGACGGTCCGGCTGAACGAGTTCAACCGCGGCAAGCTGGTCTGGAAGGTCGACTGGCCGATGCGCTGGGCCTACGAGGGCGTGATCTTCGAGCCCAGCGGCGTGGACCACTCCTCGCCGGGCTCCTCGTTCGTCGTCGGCGGCCAGATCGTGCGCGAGATCTTCGACGGTGTCCAGCCGATCGGGCCGATGTACGCGTTCGTCGGGATCTCCGGCATGGCGAAGATGTCCTCCAGCAAGGGCGGCGTGCCGACCCCGGCCGACGCGCTGAAGATCATGGAGGCGCCGCTGCTGCGCTGGCTGTACGCGCGCCGCAGGCCGAACCAGTCCTTCAAGATCGCCTTCGACCAGGAGATCCAGCGGCTCTACGACGAGTGGGACTCGCTGGCCCGCAAGGTCGCCGACGGCACGGTGCTCCCCGCCGACGCCGCCGCCTACGCCCGGGCCGTCGGCACGGCCGCCGGGGAGCTGCCCAGCACCCCCCACCCGCTGCCGTACCGCACGCTCGCGTCGGTCGCCGACATCACCGCGGGCGCGGAGGACCAGACGCTGCGCATCCTCAGCGAGCTCGACCCCTCGAGCCCGCTGACCTCGCTCGACGAGGCACGGCCCCGCCTCGACCGTGCCGAGAGCTGGATCACCACCCAGGTGCCCGCCGAGGCCCGCACCATCGTGCGCGACGAGCCGGACAAGGAACTGCTCGGCTCCCTGGACGAGCAGGGCCGCGAGTCGCTGCGGCTGCTGCTGGAAGGGCTCGACACGCACTGGTCGCTGGACGGGCTGACCACGCTCGTCTACGGCGTACCGAAGGTGCTGGAGGGCCTGGCGCCGGACGCCAAGCCGACGCCGGAGCTGAAGGTGGCCCAGCGCTCCTTCTTCGCGCTGCTGTACCGGCTGCTCGTCGGCCGTGACACCGGGCCGCGCCTGCCCACGCTCCTCCTCGCGGTCGGGGCGGACCGGGTGCGGACGCTGCTCGGCGCGTAG